One Nicotiana tomentosiformis chromosome 1, ASM39032v3, whole genome shotgun sequence genomic window, GAGGGGTAATGTGGTAAGAGTGCTGAGGCAAAGGTGAAATCGCGTAGTATATAGCCCAGATTCTGGGGACACAATCTTACCCTACTGTAAAAGTGACCTAGTTCAGTTAGCCCTGACCTTGCAAGTcttaacaatggaaagaacaagAAGACGCACACAAGAACTAAAGCATGATGCAAAATAAGGCTTAAAGCTGCACAGAGGTCCTGGAATCAACTGCAGCTTGCTCCTGGTATTCTCAAATTTAGCCTTTCTCTCCTACCATCTACAAGCAAAACAGAGAATTAATTTCAGGAAAAGTGACATTTATGTAATAGTGATTAATGCTGTAgaataattatttcaaaatacaaAGCAATATAAAGCTCAACATTAAACAATATGCTTACAGACCAAAAATTATGCAGAATGATTGTTCGCAGATCAAGAAGCTAAATATTGAAATTACATAATCAGTCTGATGTAGTAATGGTCAATATGATAGTTAGTATTTGACTTATATGAAAGCGGGGAAGGGCACAGACACAACTTTCACATGCAACTCCAAAACAAAGTACTTTGGACTGAAGAGGTACTTACCAAGCTGAAAGATTATGATCTAAATATGTCACAGGCCCCTTAAAGGACCTGCTGTCTTTTTTTCTTCACAACTCCTTCAAATATTCCGTCAGATCCAAAAACACAAGTTAAGTTTTGATGATCAATTGGTCCTGGTAGCTGGAATGAAATGGAAAATTCTCCCGGTGGGCATAGGTTCTGACTTTGCATCTTAAAAACCATATTGTCCCTGCAAACCATTGCCTCTCCGGTCACGCTCACTCCTTTTATTAAAATTTTCCCATTAGGTCCAACATCACAGCGAAAGACCTCTGTAACCACACGAACAGGAAGATCTCTTAATTATCAATTGGATTCATATAGATGCAGTTCGACATTCATTGACAACTTAAAAAGAAGAAATCCAATGATGGTCTAAGATCAGTTAGGAAACATAGAAAAACCTTCTGTGGAGCCAAAACAAGAGCATGCCAGTGTTATAAAGAAATACATGCATTAAAGCCAAAAACATAATATTGATGTGAGATAATAAAAGTTTCATACTTGGAATATAACACATCAACATAAGCTAAACACAAATGTCACACTGATGTATCACAGAAGTATAGAGATCAAAGATATGAGAAGCTGGAGAGAAAATACATTCCTTTTCTGTTTACGATGAAGTAAGAGAGGAGAAAAAATACATTTCTAAAGTAATGTCATTAGCAGACCCTGCCCGATAAGATGATAGGTTCTATGGTACTGACAAAAACACCAGTAGGGAGGCATTTCAAGGAAAGATCCAGTTTATCAAGGTAGGAGAGCTGAAACATTGCTTGAAACAACTGAATGACAAAAAAAGATAAAGTTCTATAGCTTATTGCACAGCTGGGAAGAAGTAAGGCACATGCAAGTAATATGTGGTCCAAGAAAGAAAGCATTTTTCCATCAGCGAAAAGGATGGAACACTCATCTGtatagaaaaggagaaaatgaAGGCATACATATATTCTATGGCTAACGTTCAATAACAAAGCCTTTGACCTTCATATTCATTCGCAAAATCTTGTTTAATTCAGCACAATCTCGGCTTTGTTAGAGTTTACGTGGAAGAAGAAGAAACGAAACTCTTGATGCTGAGGCTTATATGTCTGAACCTCCTGGTTTTCTGGATACCGCTCATCCAGGATACATTGGCCGACTTCACAAAGCGCTTTATGGACTGATGCTGCTGTTTCTCGCTAGATGGTAATGATGTgctcaaaaataaatattttgatagACTTCATGCATTGATTTCATATTCAAGTTTTAGTATGCAATAAAGGGCTAGCATTTTGAAAAAAGGTAAAACTATACTCCTATATTTTATCCGAGTAAGATGGTGAATGACAGCATATTTGTCAGCATGGTATGTCTGCATTGCTTTAAACAGTTTATACTCATACAGTCATACACAAAATATGGTCTGATGCAAGAGTTATAAGAAGATTTGGTGATTTGCTACTTAAGAAAATCTTACTCATATACATAACTTACTTTCGTCCCTTGCGACCCCAGGGAGTGAAACACGAAATACATAGTCATCCTCAGATTCACCAACATCAATTGATCCAATAAGTGGTCCAACCTTTCCTAACAAAGCCGACCCAGTAAGTGCAATCCCACCATTAGCATAATTTATAAGATTATCCCATTCCTCTCTGGCTGGACAAGCAGTGAAAAAAACCATTGCAGGCTGACTCCCAGCAGGCTGCTGAGAGTTGATATGCTTGGACGATGAAGTTGTATCAGCTTCAACTGAAACTGGACCCGCATTAATATCTGCTGAGGATGAAACAGGATAACTGTATGGTATAGGAGGGCCTGTATATGGCACACAACTAATGGGGGCCACATTAAGCGGCTCAGGATGCAGTGGGATCGAACCATTATTTTCACCATAATTCGGCAAAGAAGTGTGAGATGCTCTGAAATACACGAGTGAAATGCAACATTAGTACTCCATTATGATAAATACTAGTATTAAAAAAATACTTAACTTTTCATATAAAGGTTTCATTCTCCATAGGACCTAAACCCAATGTAATGAGAACTTCACTGGAGTAATCAAGTACAGTTCATATGATGCACAAGTAGCACATGATTTCTTTAAAAACTACGAAAGAAAATCATTTCCTACTTGTGCATTATATGATTTCTCAAAGCGCAAGAAAACCATAACCACACATTAAATGGTCGCTAAACTATTCATACATATTTTGAATAAGAAAAGCTTCAGCATCCACAGAATAAGAAGTTATTTGTTGTGTTTGTATGCTTGATCATCAACCAGTTCCATCCCCCTTGGATGCTTTCTTTTGAAAAATTTTGCTCACTTATCTATCAAAGAGAAAGACCCAAGTACGTCCCTTTCACTGGCCGTGCCATGTAGGATTAAGAAATTTCTTCAGAAAATGCACCTTTCATTCTTGGCAATTCATTATGAACAATTGATTCTTGGTAATCAAACTGTTCATTTCGGGCGTTATTTCCTAATGCAACAAAACACACAGAACCCACAGCCAGAAAGGATCAATCAACATTAAATTAGCCATAACAATTTCTGACAGTCTTCACCAGTAAAATGTCATCTCAAGGAAACTCTTCTATAGATATACGCCTCAATAGCATAGATATTCCACCTTTAGATCCAACTAATaacaagatttgatcttttcagCATACCCTTTTAACTAAAGTGAGCTGTGAAAAACAACTGTGTAGCTGCATTTACAAGATTTTCACCAGAAAATGTTACTTTCTACACTACGAACTAACGAAAGTATCCAGAAACACTCAAAAACATGAACACCAACACCTGGCTTTGGAGTTTGGTCTACTCAGAAAACAGCTAGTAAATTTTATATAGGGTTTCTATTTTTTATTCCCTCTTGTGTAAAAATAAAGCTAAAATCAGCAGTTTTGCAATATATGAGTGAAAATGTACTTAGGATGTGATCGTTCAAGTACCTCCAGTGAGAATCCATCAGAGAGCTGCTGGAGAAAAGATGGGAAATTCAACTGTCAGTTATATTCCGGCAATACCCAGATTTATACAAGTTTATAACTCTGAAAATATTGAGAAATATGGTAATAATCAGCGAGCGGCAAAAATCTGAAAATGGAATGCATTTGAACTTTCTTTCCCGAATGTTGGGTGAGCTCTGCGTTTTAGGCTTTTAGCGTTTTAGGGATTTTGAGTGTTGAAGGCCTCTGCTGACTTGGTTATgactttctttttttcctttttcagtTCTTCAAAATTGAGCACTAAAATTACTAAAATGGTCACTACTATTATTTaggatgtatatatatatatatatatatatatatatatatatatatatatatatatgtacaagaATTAGATGGGGAAAAAATACTataagaaatattctttgtaagaGGCTGCTGAAACTGATATCAGTATTCAAGACAAGATATTTCATTAAATTTCCTATAAAATTACTATATCGTGTAGTACTAACTAATTCTTATATATAACGTCAGAATAGTTTctcaaataaattataattaattgAGTTGTAGTTAAGTCATAAACTACATTAGTACACGTGAGTACATATTGACAATGATCTCATTGCCTAAGTAATTTATTGATTCTAGCTATTTAATTCTAAAGACAACTCATGGTCACTTTTCTCTCCTATGCATCACTTCTCCAGAAATATTCTCTTATGCAAAAGATAtacttgtatacggtcaaaatcgatctTTTCCTTCGTGTAATTAGTCAAAATTAGAACATGATGAACCAAGggtcgtcttcataatatcgagataagatccgaagccaggttatcaaactcaagattcagggaccgatcaataccgagctcaaagtcaatatcgagctcgagtcaataccgagcccaagtcgATATCAAGTTCGAGTCAATACCGAGCCcgagtcgatatcgagctcgagatccggAGATCGATCAGTACGAAGACCAACCAAGATCGAGCTATGAGACAAATAATCGTTGTAACCGCACTTAGGGAAGGAATCTCGATaggaattaaggaaaagctaattaattaatctatcatgagatctCCACTATATACTTTTTATTATATACAAAGCAGGATTTtttcactatattaagagtgggtaTAATTCATGTAATGCGAGGAAAGGTATATAGAAGAAAACATTGATACACTTACATTCTAAAGATTACTACATTGATATATAgttgagattatccttttttgagcTTGGACACTCATTCATCTCgcttgtttataaatcattctctactcaacTTGGTTTGTATTCATTCCTTTACATAATCAACAttaatatatttctacttacttttcgatttgtaccaagctataccacgtatccttagaactgcgtataaattcaactctatccattttcgggtaaatagtttggcgcccaccgtggggctaaggataatagtggttatctGGTAAGAATCTCTGTGACACGcattattttacacttgctcttggaagtgtctttgatttcaggctgaaaacgacgaattctcaattaatggccctacatGTCGACAACGAAGCtagccttcaagatgagaacaacaacctgaCGACCGGGGATGAAAGGCCGCCAGTCGATCTTGTTAGAGCTCGGGCCATAGGTCCAATTGACGATAATTTGCATGTGGCCATCGAGACAAACCAACGTTCtgaccctgaaaatagcattcatggtggaacttgATCTGCaactcgaaatacccaaaacacTGAGGAAAGCGGAAtaagcttgcgtatgatttttgaaatattgcaagctcaacaagtagtaATAGCTTAGTTGCAAAGCCAAACCCGGGCACCGACCAGGCTCGAGCCaagtccaccccgagaagtcacccacaaaacggggctAGCTATAGTGAGGtcgaatgaacaagaatcggggactaatcccaaaattattaagatgctcgaggaactgacaaaacgaattgaATCAGGAGAAAGgaagatcgaagcaaacgaccAAAAGatggaaacttataactctagggttgatcagatcccgtgGACACCActgatattgaagggcttagattctaaaaagttcgtgcaaaagccttttcccccgagcgcggctccaaaaccgatccccaaaAAGTTCCATATGCCATAAATTCCTAAatacaatggaacgaccgaccccaatgaacacgtcacctcttacacatatgccatcaaagggaacgatctagaagatgacgagatcgaatcgtattattgaaaaaatttggtgaaaccctgtcaaaagaagcaatgatatggtatcataatttaccgcctaactctatcgattcttttgctatgcttgcagattctttcataaaagcacatgctggagaCATAAAGGTTGAGACCAGGAAGTcgaaccttttcaaggtaagacaaaaagataacAAGATGCTAAGAGATTCttatctcgtttccaaatagaacgaatggatttaccaccagtcacagacgattgggctgttcaagctttcactaaAGGTCTAAATGAacaaagctcgatggcttcacgacagttgaagcagaatttgatcgagtacccaactGTTACCTGGGCtaatgtacacaatcgatatcaatcgaagattagagtcgaagacgaccaattgggttctgggtccgttattaaaaggaaTATCAACCGAGAATCAAGgccgatcagggaccgataccgaccaTATAGTGGAGATTATAGGGGTAACGAACCAAGACGTAACCTCGTACAAGGCGATAatagaagtgatcgaggccaagggtctcaggggatgatgaacaagaatgggttcgacaggcatatTGGACCTGAGGAAGCACCatggttatcagaatataacttcaacatcgatgcatccaccatcgtgtcggctatcgggcgcatcaaagatactaagtggcctcgacctctgcagttTGATCCAGACCAGAGGAATcctaatcaaatatgcaaatagcATGGCACACATGGCCACATAACCGAAGactgcaggcagttgagagaagagatagctcggttattcaatgaagggcaccttcaagaatttttaagtgaccgggccaaaaaccatttcaaaaacagagattttaatagacaaaacgaacaggaagagacacaacacatcatccatatgatcatcgaagggaccggtgcttaaatgcactaagatgtctgttgtaagagaaaagcgatctcggactcaggattacacacccaAAGGAACATTGTCCTTTAGTGACGAAGAtgcggaaggaatcatgcaaccacataacgatgcactggtaatatttgtacttatgaataaaactcaagttaagcgtgtgttaattgatccaggtagttcgtcCAATATCATTCCATCAAGGGTCgcagagcaactcggtctacaggaccaggtcgtacccgctACCCTGGTACTGAACGGgtttaatatggcatgtgaaactactaagggcgagataatcttGCCAGTAAACGTGGCCGGGATCATCTAAGAAgcaaagttccacgtaatcgaaggcgatatgagatataacgccctgttcgggaggcgccatggatccacaacataagagcactaccctcgacccttcaccaggttctgaaattccctacgtcagagggaatcaaaacggtctatGGGGAATAACCAGCAGCAAAAAAAATGTTTGCCATCGATGAGGTGATTCCGATATCTtcactatcatcgacaaagggatcatATTCGAAGGAGGAATatgataccaaatagcaatcacaaatgtcagcctcgacccaattagagaatcagaagactgacgaagacgatgactatgggatccctcgatcctttgtgGTCCTCGATGATATTGACGCTAACCAGTCAACGGTAGAAGAACTGGAGAAAATCACGCTAATCAAATAtttgcccgagcgaaaggtatacatgggcacggggttagatcccgagctcaggaaaatgcttattcaatttcttatagctaacatgagctgtttcgcttggtcccatcttgacataatagggatcccaccggagataaccactcatagACTGAGCTCGGATCCAAAATACTGTCcgataaagcaaaaaagaaggccccattccgaggtcaaacatgtcttcatcaaggacgaggtaaccaaacttcttaaaataggatccattcgagaagttaaATACCATGAATGGCTAGCGAATGTGGTGGTGGTccctaagaaaggaaacaaacttagaatgtgtatagattataaagacttgaacaaaacatgccctaaggattcctttcctttgcctagcatcgatcgtatgatcaatgccacggccggccacgagactctcagttttctcgatgcctactctggaTACAACCAGATAAaaatgaacctggaggatcaagaaaagaccttgtttgtcactaagtacggtacctattgttataatgtaataccATTCGGTCTAacaaatgctggtgcaacttatcaacgcctagtaaatcgaatgttagaaaaacaaataggaaaatcaatggaagtttatattgatgacatgttatttaagtccctgtgagcagaggaccatttaaagcacttgcaggaaactttcgacgtACTAAAAAAGTACAATATGatgctcaaccccaaaaaatatgcattcggggttggctcggacAAGTTTCTTGGTGTCTAACTGAGGAATCGAAATCAACCCTGATAAAATTAAAGCTATTGAGGACATCACGGTAGTAGATAatgtgaaggtcgtgcaaaggttaaCGGGGAGAATAACCGCCTTTGaatgattcatttcgagatcctcagataggagccaccgatttttctcgcTGCTTAAGAAGAAAAGCTACTTTGCATGGACTCTGGAATGCCAGCACGCTTTGGAAGAACTGAAGCGGTATTTATTGAGCCTGCctctgcttcataccccgaaagtggacgaacaactttacttgtacttagctatatcagagatagcggtaagtggagtccttgttggagaagaacgaggtacgtaattccctatttattatgtcagtcggaccttaggcgagtccgaaactagatatccacacttagaaaaattagcgcttgctttaataagcgcctataggaaactaaaaccatattttcaatctcatctgatacatgttgtaacaacttatcctcttcggaAAATTTTgtgcaaacccgagctttcgggtcgattggccaaatgggcagaaatctgtgggtatgatatcgagtaCCGACCCCAAACAGCTATCAAATCTTAAATCTTGGAGGATtttgtggctgactttacgccaaCCCTCGTGCCCGAGATTGAAAGAGAGCTACTTATAAAAttgggtacctcttcgggagtctggacccttttcacagtcggtgcctcgaacgcgaaggggtcttgattaggcattgtactaaaatcacACACAGGTAATGTAATTacacagtctatcagaactacgaaattgactaacaataaggccgagtatgaggccatgattgcaggtcttgaactagctagaagcttgggagcagagATCATaaaagctaagtgtgattccctcctcgtggtaaaccaagttaacgggacttttgaagtccgaaaaaatcgaatgcaaaggtacttggataaattacaggtgactctacatcaattCAAAGAAtgaactttgcaacatgtaccccgagaacgGAACAGCGAGGCTGACGCTCTTGTGAACTTAGGTTCATtggtcgaagatgacgaactcaactcggggactatcgtacaactcataaaattggtgatcgaagaaggtcacgccgagataaattccacaagtctaacctgggattgcaggaaaaatatatagagtacttcaagaacaaGAAATCTCCATcaaatccaaaggaatcgagagctttgcGCACTAAGGCAGCACGATTCACTCTATCCGGAGATGGAACGATATTCAAAAGGACttttgatggaccattggcaatatgtttgggaccatgagataccgattacatactacgggaaattcacgagggcacttgtggaaaccattccggtgccgattcgctggtccacaaagcgatcagagcagggtattattggaccgatatgagcAAAGATGCGAAgaagtttgttcgaaaatgcgacaaataccAAAGACATGCGCCCGTGATTCATCAACCCAGGGCGCTAcaccactcggtcctatctccatggcctttcataaaatggggaatggacatcgtcgtcCCCCTcctatcggccccaggtaaagctcagtttattttgtttatgactgattatttctctaaatgggttgaagcacaggctttcgagaaagtcagagaaaaagaagtgatagacttcatttgggaccacatcatatgtcgattcggggtgccagccgagattgtatgtgataatggaaaacaattcatcggcaacaaagtaactaaatttcttgaGGATCACAAGATtaaaagaatcctatcaacaccgTACCATCCCAACGGAAACGGACAAgtcgaatcgaccaacaaaaccatcatccaaaatcttaagaagagattgaccaatgtcaaaggaaaatggagagaaatactgccccaggtcctatgggcatatcgcacaataTCGAAATCCAGTACTGGGGCAACAACATTCTCGTTGGTCTATGGCACTGAAGCTCTGATaccggttgaggtcggagaacctagcatcaggttttgatatgTAACAAAGGAGTCAAATAACAAGACCATGAACACGAGCCTGGAATTATTGGATAAAAGACGAGaggccgctctcgtccgattggccgcccaaaaacaacggatcaaaagatactacaatcaaagaaccaatcttcgacatttcaaAATcagggacttggtactaaggaaagtcaccctcaacacccgaaatatgaatgaaggaaaattgggtccgaattgggaaggaccatatcaggtcctcgaaatcgtcggaaaggggtcctacaagctcggcgtgataaacggcaaacaactatcgaTAGAGTGAGCATttggcacctaaaatgatactactgctaaggtacgaccttcccATGTTTATTTACATTTCAAAATTAACCCTTgtaggtgttcgaccagaaacaagGATAGATTATTCAACTCAAAtcctttaggcctgaaagcacgcgttgcactcttttttccttagaccggttttgtcccaaataggtttttcggcaaggtttttaatgaggcaaccattgatcgtgctaacttaaatTAATTCAAAAGTATCCGagacctctttacaatcaacctcaaatactgggaggcattaccctcgaatatatcaagttcgatacaagaaagttacgtcatgacaacagggtttcgataggaaaaattataagggccaaatggtcaaaacgaaccatgcctgtgtagtttgctcgagccctggaacaaaacatgaacacatgtataacgacttataaagagaaatttcttatttaccgatatctcatatctcagaaaaaatcctctatttcgtgatctattatgcaaacagggtTAAGGgtcgaccattaccccataaattggggactgccaaccaaaaaatcaatGATATCAAGCCCCacataagcctaagggataccttacttcgaattcgagcaaacacttactcggccataaagcctaagggctactttactttgagttcgagtaaacacttacttgaccataaagcctaagggctacattactttgagttcgagcaaacgctcactcgaccataaagcctaagggctactttattttgagttcgagtaaacactcactcgaccataaagcctaagggctactttactttgagttcgagcaaatactcactcgaccataaagcctaagggctactttactttgagttcgagcaaatactcactcgaccattaagcctaagggctactttacttcgagttcgagcaaacactcactcgaccataaagcctaagggctactttacttcgagttcgagcaaatactcactcgaccattacgcctaagggctactttacttcgagttcgagaaaatactcactcgaccataaagcctaagctactttacttcgaattcgagcaaacgctcactcgaccataaaatcctaagggctgttttcatttcgagttcgagcaaacattcactcgattataaagcctaagggctaccctaattcaagttcgagaaatactcactcgaccgtaaatcctaagggctaccttaattcgagttcgagcaaacactcactcgactaaaaagcctaagggttattttacttcgagttcgagcaaacactcactcgactgaaaagcctaagggctactttaattcgagttcgaaaaaATACCCACTCGACCAAAAACCCTAAAGGTTACCTTAgttcgagttcaagaaatcactctcactcgacCGAAAAGGCCTAAAGACTACCTTAGTTCGAATTCGAGCAAATCATTTCACTTGAACTATATTCGTCAAGTATAAAAGCTATCTCGGGTTGAGTTCGAACATTTACTTGGGAACTACCTACAAGAAAAGgtcgagttcgaacattcactcggggactacTTACAAGAAAAGgtcgagttcgaacattcactcggaCCTTCAAGTAATTATCCCGTGCTAAGGAACTTTTTGG contains:
- the LOC104120011 gene encoding alpha-crystallin domain-containing protein 22.3-like; the encoded protein is MDSHWRASHTSLPNYGENNGSIPLHPEPLNVAPISCVPYTGPPIPYSYPVSSSADINAGPVSVEADTTSSSKHINSQQPAGSQPAMVFFTACPAREEWDNLINYANGGIALTGSALLGKVGPLIGSIDVGESEDDYVFRVSLPGVARDEKVFRCDVGPNGKILIKGVSVTGEAMVCRDNMVFKMQSQNLCPPGEFSISFQLPGPIDHQNLTCVFGSDGIFEGVVKKKRQQVL